Below is a window of Cytobacillus firmus DNA.
AAACGAGCATCATTTCTTACTGAAATGCATTGACGAACTAAATAAAAGCGGAATGCCAGCAAGCAGAAAAAAACTGTCATCTCTAACCCGGAAAACAAATTCGCCCCTCACTGAACAGCAGGTAAGACTCAGACTCAAGGAGTTAGAGCAGCTGGGCTATGTCATGATCCGCAAGGGGAGATCCGGTACACATATTACAGAGAAGGGACTGGAAACTCTGGTTTAAAGATAAATAGGATATATAAAAAAGATTGAGCACAATCCGGTATGATTGTGCTCAATCTCTGTAAATAAGGATGGCTGCTTTGTCATTTCACTCCAAACCAGCCTTATTTCCGCACCAGCTCTGCTGAAGAATGATCAAATTATTTTACTTAGTCTCACGGTGCAAAGTACGTTTTTTTAAACGTGGTGAATACTTCATTAATTCAATCCTATCAGGGTTGTTCCGTTTGTTTTTGGTGGTAATATAATTTCTGTCCCCGGTTTCTGTACAAGCAAGTGTGATGTTAACTCTCATTTTTAAACGCCTCCTGTAATTTTTTTAAACACTTCTGACGATTCTTTCTGCCGCCTGGCGCGCACCGGAGATATTTCGGGCAATTGGCCCAATCTCCAGTTCTGCTAACGGACCCATGACATATAAGTGCGGACACCATTCCAGTGATTGGCTGACGATCGGGTATCCGCACTTCGCACACGGCAGAGCAAACTTTTCAATGGCACTCTCCAGCCAGCTTCCGCCAGGTCTGGATGGTCTGAACCCGGTCGCCAAAACAATCGAATGCGCTTTGACTTCCTTCGTGTCCACTGAAAGGATCAGCTCCTTGTTTTCGCTCTCCTTCACGGTGGTGATTTCCCCATCTGTAATCTTCAGCTTTTTGTCATTTTCAAGCTTTCGAAGCTTATGAAATAATTCAGACGGCAGTGATCCCCGGTTTCTTGCCTTCTTGATGACTTCCCTTCGCTCTGAGTAATCCTGGATTCGCTGATAGTTTTTTTGATACTTGGGTCCCAGCCAGCCCGGATCACTGTCAAAATCACACACTCTAAACGGATGTCTTTTTATTAAAGTGACTTGACCAGGATAAAGCGCTGAAAGCTTAATGGCAGTATGCGCGGCTGTAATGCCTCCTCCAACAACGGAAATTGGAGGCTGCAATGCAGAAAAATCGGCAGCTTCATCAAAAATGTGAAACAGCAGATTCTGCTCATTCATAATAGAATCTGCCCATTCGGGGAAATATAGCTGATCGTTTATGCTTAACGCCAGAACGACATTTTTGGATTTTAGACGATCTCCTTCGTCTACGCTTATAATCCAATCCTCGTTTTCCCTGTCGATGCCGGTTACAAATCCCTGATGCCAGCTCTCCCCCAGCCCGAGATCCTGGAAAAGTGATTGACTATGCTCATTAAAAATCTCAAGCGAAGGCCTTTTATACATCCCATAGAACTCACTTTTTTTCCATTGGTGATTCGCTGCAAAATTCCTTAAGCTAAACGGATCGACATCGAGATGATGGACAAATGGAGAGCGAAGAAATTTCATGCCAATCTTTTCTGTATTTTTAGTCCACTGAACTAATGGCATTTTATGCGGGTCTATAATACGCAGCTTACCTGGTGATACCTTATTATTCTTAACTAAGAAGGCTGCAATGGCAGTCCCTTGAATGCCGCCTCCTACTACGATCCAATCATAGACCATATGAGCCTCCCGCTTCATTAATACGAAATCATTACGATTTAACGAGTAAAATTTTTTTACAATTGACTTCCGTTTAGCGAAAAATAAAAGTATTTGACTTTATTCCTCTTCTTTTTTGCTCGGACACTGTCAGTTAATTCGACCCATGTTACATTTCTTAATTTCTCCTCAAGCTGACTGGTTATCATGTCTTCAATTTCGTGCATGGTCATCATGAGCTTGCCAAATGAAAGGTTAAAATGAGTTGCGGCCTGCCTATGAGGTGAATGCTTCACGAGAAGAGCCATAAATTCTTCAGATGTCGAAGCCTCCTGAGCCAATTCATCTTCAAGCCCAACGACAAATTCATAAATCTCCTTTTGCTTTGGAGGAAGTGATTTTACGATTTCTCTTGAAATAATTTCCATCAAATGCGAATTCATCTCTTTCACCTCACTTGACTCATGGCTACCTTACTTTTCTTTCATGTTGTATCTCTTCATAAATCGTTCTGTACGCCCGCCGCGATCAGTAAATTTCTGAACTCCGGTGTAAAACGGGTGAGTATCTGAGCTTACTTCCACCTTGATCAATGGGTAGGTGTTTCCATCTTCCCACTGTATTGTTTCACTTGCTGTTTTTGTTGATCCTGTCAAAAATTTAAAGCCGCTGTTACTATCCATGAATACCACTTTATGATAATCCGGATGAATACTTTCCTTCATTCTCATTACCTCCAATTTTTTTACCAGCTTGATTTCTTAACTCCCGGAACCTGTCCTTTATGAGCAAATTCCCTGAATGCGATTCGGGACATTTTAAATTTGCGGAGATATCCCCGAGGTCTTCCAGTTACCTGGCAGCGATTTTTCAGGCGTGTCGGTGATGAGTCCCTTGGAAGCTTCCTTAACGCATCATAGTCACCCTTCTCCTTGAGTTCCCTTCGTAATTCAGCATATTTTAAGACTAGCTTCTGCCTTTTAATCTCCTTCGCCACTTTTGATTTTTTTGCCAATGCATTCACCCCTTTATTGTGTAAACCGTAATAATTACGATTTATTCTTGATAACGTTATTAAATCATAAATAATTTATTTATGCAACACCCGTGTCTGGACAAAAAAAGACTGGCACCTGAATTTATACAGCGTGTTCAAATGGAATAAAACGAATCCTTCTAATTAGTTAAAACTCCCTATATAACCTAATATTCTATGACCTTCCTCTTATATACAGTATATTTATAGATTGGTATATTCTAATTATTCCGAAAAATGAAAGGAGTTTCATATGGAAAAGTCGCATAACAAGTTTATAGTTTTCTTCACTGCTCTAGTAATGGCTTTGGGTCTGTACGCAGCTCCAGCAGGTGCTGTTTCTAATTCAGCGAGTCCCGTCGCTGAAAGAGTTTTATCTGTTGAGATAGAGGAAGCGACGATATTTGAATTACAGCATGCGATGCAGAAGGAGGGATTAACCTCTGAGGAATTGGTTCAGTTCTATCTCAATCAAATTGAGGAGTACGATGACAGCATTAACTCAATCATTACAGTTGACGAAAATGTATTAGAAGAAGCGAAAAAACTTGATAAAGAGCGCAAAGCGGGCAAAGTTCGAGGTCCCTTGCATGGAATTCCGGTTATATTAAAAGACAACTATGATACATACGATATGCAAACTACTGCAGGATCCCTGTCACTTGAAGGTTCCATCCCTCTAAAGGATGCATATCAAACAAAAAGATTAAGAGATCAAGGTGCAATCATCTTAGGGAAAGCGAACCTGCATGAATTTGCTTTCGGATTCCAAACAATTAGTTCTCTTGGCGGACAAACCTATAATCCATATGATTTAACAAGATACCCAGGTGGTTCAAGCGGTGGTACAGCAGCTGCGGTTGCTTCCAACTTTGCAACTGTCGGATTAGGGACAGACACTGGCGGGTCCATCCGAATACCTTCGTCCTTTAATAACCTGGTTGGACTTCGCCCTACTATGGGACTTGCCAGCCGCGATGGAATCATTCCACTTGCACTATCACAGGATGTCGGCGGACCGCTAGGACGTACGGTTGAAGATGTGGCTGTCGTGCTCGATGCAATTGCAGGCTATGACCCGGCAGATCCAGTTACTGAAGCCAGTATCGGAAAAGTTCCAAAAACCTATACTCATTATCTTAAGAAAAATGGATTAAAGAAAGCTCGGATAGGCGTTATTCGCGACCTGTTTGGGAATGATCCTGAAGTCAATAAAGTGATGGATCAAGTGATTGCAGACATGGAAGCCCTTGGAGCAGAAGTGTTCGAGGTAACAGTTCCCAGTCTCCGACCAATTCTTTCTTATCCAAGCTTAAGCGGATTTGAATTTAAATTTCAGTTAAATGATTATTTGGCTAGCCTTGGGCCGGATGCACCTGTAAGAACGTTAGCAGATATTATCGAAAGCGGGAAATTCCATCCAAGCTTGGAAAGTGGATTAAAATCCCGAAATGAAAGAGAATCATTAGAAAATGATGAGGAATACCAAGACATTATTACCCATCGTCCTAAATTGGCAAGAGAAAGCTTAATGGTAACCTTTAATGAACATGATCTTGATGCACTTCTCTATCCAACTTCGAGTGCTCTACCGGCACAGGTGGGCAATAGTCAGGGTGCAGGGAATGCTAATCGCTTAAGTCCTTATTCAGGATTCCCTGCAATCTCGGTCCCTGCTGGCTTCAGTGACAACGGCCTTCCAGTAGGGCTCGAGCTGCTTGGAAAAGAATTTGACGAGCCAACATTGATTAAACTAGCCTACGCTTATCAAGAAGGAACTAACCATCGAAAAGCGCCCGAACTAAAATAAGAACCTTCTTAAACATTAGCACCCGTTACAATAGCAAAATGTCAGGCTTAATAAAAATATCAAAAAATATCTTATCCTTGAATCTCTTTTCAGGAAGAATAACGCTTTTCCTGATTTAAGGAGAGCACCTTTCGTTGAAAAAGGACGATCACCATTTTTGTGGAAATCGTCCTTTTATATTTCCTGCTGAACAGGAAGAGCAAGCTAAAGATATGTTCCATGATTCATTGCACATCTCTTAGCTCTCGACTGCTGCAACTATAAGCATTTTTGTATATGGATGTCTGTCTTCTGAAAAAAATTCATGTGAATGAAACACATCAACAAGGTCGCCTTTTTGCAGCACCGCCACCCTTTCACACATATACCTTACATTAAACGAATTAAAGGAGCTATTCCAAAGAAAAAGATTGGGATAGCTCCTTTATTTTTCATATAACAATAGTCCATCCTATTTACTGACTTTTGATGCAGAGGTAATAGTCACGATTGTATTAAAATTTATAATTATGGACTGTTATAGAATAGCACAATACTCTGATTAGCTTACTGCTCAATATCCCGTCTATTAAACCCAATAAACCCGGCTAACGCCAGCACCGCGGCAGACCCACATAATGACAGCAGCGGGATAATCGAAAATTCCTCAATCGGTGCCTGAGGAACATGGCCAAAAGGAGAAAGGCTGCCGATCCAGTCAGAGAATTGGAATAAACCTCCTAAATACAGCACAATAAAAGAATATAAAACATAAAGCCAAATGAAACCTGTGAACTTTGGCAGGAATCCAATCAGAAAGACGGCCAGGCTGATCATGACCAGCATAGCTGGATAATAGGACAATGCTGCCCCAAAGATCATTCCAAAAGATAAGCCGCCTTCAACCACAGAAGTACCCGCAGACCATAGTCCGAGGGCTGCCAGCGAAATCATGAGAAATCCATTAATGACAGAAATAACGAAATAGCTGCCTAACAGTTTGGTCCGAGAAACGGCTCTGCTTAATAGATGAACAATTCGTTCCTTCTTCTCTTCACCTCGAAGTTTATTCATGGCCATCACTGGAGGAATCGTTGCCATCAGTGAAATTACAATCATCAGCATCGGAATGAATTGCTCCACTAATGATACTCCTGCTGTTGGCTTTAGGAGCTGCTTCATGGCTTCATTATCGGCGAAAAATGATTCCAGATCCCCTAATACTGAACCGTAAGAGGCCCCCAGCACAAACATGCCTATTGCCCATGAAATGATGCCGGTCCGCTGCAATCTTAACGCAAGGCCGATTGGACTCTGCAAAAAGCGGGATGCATATTTTTTTCCGGGCATGGATGGAAAGAATCCCCGATCCAGATCCCGAATAGCGTTCAAATAATTCGCGACCGAAAAAAGAACTATGGCTGCAGCAACCATTAAGACAATAGGCCACCAATTATTAGAGTCATAGACTTCTGCTTTGGTAACCCACGCGAGCGGTGAAAGCCAGGACAATGATTCATTGCTGATGTCTGTGATAGCTCTAAAAAGATAAGATATAAGAAGTACGGCTATTGAATAACCAATTGTTCCCCGTGAACTATCTGAAGCTTGAGCAAAAACGGCTGTTACACCTGCGAAAAAAATACCCGCCGACCCTAATGCAGCACCATAAAGCAATGAGCCTTCGAGATCCATGCTTTCAATTCCAAGAGCATAAAGGCCGAATCCATTAATCAAAGCCAATCCGATGCAAGCTGCCGATACTGTAAGCAGGGTTGCATTTAAATAGGATAGGCGCCCTACAGGCAGCGAACGGAGCAATTCCAGGCGACCATCCTCTTCATCAGCCCTGGTATGCCGCGCAACCAGCAGGATGCTCATTAAACCGGTCACAGCAGCTGTCATTAAAAGCATCTGATGGGCTGTCATGACACCAACGGTATAATTGCTTAAATCCGCGGGACCAGTCATGGCTGTCATCGCCGGGTTGGCCATCGTCTGTGCCATCGCATCCCTTTCCTGCTGGGAATTGTATAATCCCTTAAAGGCTGTTGGAACGATTATCGTGAAAAAAGTAAGTGCCAGCACCCATATTGGGATACGCAATCGGTCCAGCCGGAAAATAAATTTTGAAAGGAAAACGGTTTTCTCCAAATGATTGCCTGCCATCAGCGGACACCTCCTGCATCCTTTTCCCCTTCATAATGGCGCATAAATAAATCCTCCAATGTTGGCGGGGCACTTTCCAGCCTGATAATGCCAAATGGAGAAATATGCTTGATCACAGCATCCATTTCTGTTGTATCGACCTGAAACGTCATCCCGTGTTTACTTTCTTCAATGTCATGGATGCCTTTCAGTTCATTCAAGCCTGTAATCGGCAGCTTCGTATCAACAAGCATTTGAGTCCGGGTTAAGTGGCGAAGTTCACTTAATGTACCCGATTCAATAATCTTACCTTGACGGATTATGCTTACCCGATCGCACAGCTTTTCTACCTCCGATAAGATGTGACTGGACAGAAGAACGCTCTTTCCTTGTCTTTTAACATCCATCACACATTCCTGAAAAACCTTTTCCATCAAGGGATCGAGTCCTGATGTCGGCTCATCCAGAATGAACAGGTCAGCATCAGAGGAAAACGCCGCAACCAGAGCAACCTTTTGCCTGTTCCCTTTAGAGTAGGTTCGGCACTTCTTGGACGGATCCAAATCAAACTTCTCTATTAACTCCTCACGTTTTGCCTTATTGGCAGTTCCGTTCAATTTTATAAATAAATCAATAACCTCACCGCCTGTTAAGTTCGGCCATAAATTCACATCACCAGGCACATATGCCACCCTTTTATGAATGTCTACAGCATCCTGCCATGCGTCCTTGCTGAATATCTTTACTTCCCCATTTGTCGCCTTTAAAATTCCCAATAACACCCGGATGGTGGTTGACTTGCCCGCGCCATTGGGTCCGATGAAGCCCAGTACTTCACCTTTATCCAACTCAAGATTTACCCCATCCAATGCCGTAAATTTGCCGAATTTCTTTGTCAGGCTGGTTACTTTTAAAAGGCTCATGCTCATTCCTCCCCATTTTTATAAAAACAGTGCTTTAAAATTTCTTTATAGCTGTCCCATTCGTTAAAAAGCTCGATACCGATATCCTCAAATGACTTGATTTTCGCGATTTGCAGTTCTGCGAAACCCGTCATGGTCCAATTCAGGATATTCATCGCTTTTTCAGGTTCTATCTCCTCCCGAAGCTTTGACCAGTCGATATTTTCGTAGATTCTTTTGAAGCCATCTTTTTGAATGTTTGCCAGCAGCTGATTTATATCCGATTTCACATCCTGAGCATCTTCTTCAAGCAGCGATTTCAAGAAATCAAATACAAGGGGATATTTCTTTTGAATGTTTAATTTAATGAACCCCACCTGACTGATTCTTTCAAAAATGTCCCTTTCATTCATGTCTATTTCAACATAGATTTGTTCAATAATGTTTACTGCATTCTGAATTAAAAAGAAGTACAAATCCTTTTTATTGCTGAAATAGTTGAACAATGAGCCTTTACTTATTTGTGCATCCTTTACTATTTCATTTGTAGAAGCCTTCTCATAACCGCTCTTTACAAATTCTTTCATGGCTGCATTGATAATTCGTTCCTGTTTTTCGGGTTTCAAACTGTAAAAAGTAGTATTAATTATATTGCACTCCTTTCACAATAATGACCAATGTGGTCATTTTAAAAATAACAAAATTGACCACGCTGGTCAATATTTTTTCATCAATGATTTTGACAAAAATTTTCAATTTTTTATTCCTAGTTTTATTTGAAAATACAGGGGGGATACATGCTAATAAGGAGGTGATCAAATTGACTTTGCTTTTCTATAAAGCAATGGAGGCTTTCAAGAAGGATGCTGAAAATCAGAAAAAAGAGAAACAGCAAAAAGAAATGTTGAATGTGCAAAAGAAGTAAATACATGAATCATCTGCTCTTTCATCCTTTTGGATGATTTTTTTTTGAGTAACAGGTCTCCCCTCCAGAACAGGGATAAACTTGACTATCCGAAAAAGTTACTGATATCCTTATTCCGTTGCAAAGGTCTTGTATTTATATACTCCTGGAGGTTTATTTTGAAAAACATCCCTATTAAACAGGTCTATTTTTATATCATATTGGCAATATGCATAGCTGCCTCCGTACTGTTTGTCCAAAACAATGATTCTTTTTATGAACGCACAATCGCTGTAGTAAAGGAAGTCAAACTTGTTCAATCTGAAGAAATTACGGATACTTCCGATAATGAAGACCGTATATATGAACAGCGGATTATAGCCGAAATTACAAATGGAAAGTTAAAAGGACAGCATATTCTCATAACAAATCAGTATTCAAAATCCAAAGCTTATGACTATGAAATTCAAAACGGCCAAAAATTATTTGTATCCATGAAGGAGAAAACAGCAGGTTCTGCAGAATTAAGCGGGGATATTCTTGATTTGAAGAGAGATCATTACATACTGCTGACAGGATGGATCTTTATCCTGATACTGCTCTTTGTCGGTAAGAAGCAAGGCCTCTTTTCCATCATCAGCCTGGCTGTAAATGCTGTACTGCTTTCCTATGCATTGGATGTTTATCTAAAGAATCCGGAAATAAGCCTGCTGCTGATATGCAGTGCGGCAGTCATCCTATTTTCGGTTACCTCCCTTCTGCTCGTAAACGGCTTTAACGAAAAGACATATGCTGCCATTATCGCAACGCTTGCGGCAACATTTTTGTCATTATTGATCACTTATCTGGTCATTTGGCTAACTGGCGCGAAGGGTCTGAGATACGAAGAGCTCCAGTTTATAACCAGGCCCTACCAAATGGTGTTCTTAGCCGGTTTATTTATCGGCTCATTAGGAGCGGTTATGGATGTAGCCATTACCATGTCATCTTCACTGTTTAGCTTAT
It encodes the following:
- the rpmG gene encoding 50S ribosomal protein L33, encoding MRVNITLACTETGDRNYITTKNKRNNPDRIELMKYSPRLKKRTLHRETK
- a CDS encoding FAD/NAD(P)-binding protein, with product MVYDWIVVGGGIQGTAIAAFLVKNNKVSPGKLRIIDPHKMPLVQWTKNTEKIGMKFLRSPFVHHLDVDPFSLRNFAANHQWKKSEFYGMYKRPSLEIFNEHSQSLFQDLGLGESWHQGFVTGIDRENEDWIISVDEGDRLKSKNVVLALSINDQLYFPEWADSIMNEQNLLFHIFDEAADFSALQPPISVVGGGITAAHTAIKLSALYPGQVTLIKRHPFRVCDFDSDPGWLGPKYQKNYQRIQDYSERREVIKKARNRGSLPSELFHKLRKLENDKKLKITDGEITTVKESENKELILSVDTKEVKAHSIVLATGFRPSRPGGSWLESAIEKFALPCAKCGYPIVSQSLEWCPHLYVMGPLAELEIGPIARNISGARQAAERIVRSV
- a CDS encoding type B 50S ribosomal protein L31, producing the protein MKESIHPDYHKVVFMDSNSGFKFLTGSTKTASETIQWEDGNTYPLIKVEVSSDTHPFYTGVQKFTDRGGRTERFMKRYNMKEK
- the rpsN gene encoding 30S ribosomal protein S14; translated protein: MAKKSKVAKEIKRQKLVLKYAELRRELKEKGDYDALRKLPRDSSPTRLKNRCQVTGRPRGYLRKFKMSRIAFREFAHKGQVPGVKKSSW
- a CDS encoding amidase, producing MEKSHNKFIVFFTALVMALGLYAAPAGAVSNSASPVAERVLSVEIEEATIFELQHAMQKEGLTSEELVQFYLNQIEEYDDSINSIITVDENVLEEAKKLDKERKAGKVRGPLHGIPVILKDNYDTYDMQTTAGSLSLEGSIPLKDAYQTKRLRDQGAIILGKANLHEFAFGFQTISSLGGQTYNPYDLTRYPGGSSGGTAAAVASNFATVGLGTDTGGSIRIPSSFNNLVGLRPTMGLASRDGIIPLALSQDVGGPLGRTVEDVAVVLDAIAGYDPADPVTEASIGKVPKTYTHYLKKNGLKKARIGVIRDLFGNDPEVNKVMDQVIADMEALGAEVFEVTVPSLRPILSYPSLSGFEFKFQLNDYLASLGPDAPVRTLADIIESGKFHPSLESGLKSRNERESLENDEEYQDIITHRPKLARESLMVTFNEHDLDALLYPTSSALPAQVGNSQGAGNANRLSPYSGFPAISVPAGFSDNGLPVGLELLGKEFDEPTLIKLAYAYQEGTNHRKAPELK
- a CDS encoding ABC transporter permease; translation: MAGNHLEKTVFLSKFIFRLDRLRIPIWVLALTFFTIIVPTAFKGLYNSQQERDAMAQTMANPAMTAMTGPADLSNYTVGVMTAHQMLLMTAAVTGLMSILLVARHTRADEEDGRLELLRSLPVGRLSYLNATLLTVSAACIGLALINGFGLYALGIESMDLEGSLLYGAALGSAGIFFAGVTAVFAQASDSSRGTIGYSIAVLLISYLFRAITDISNESLSWLSPLAWVTKAEVYDSNNWWPIVLMVAAAIVLFSVANYLNAIRDLDRGFFPSMPGKKYASRFLQSPIGLALRLQRTGIISWAIGMFVLGASYGSVLGDLESFFADNEAMKQLLKPTAGVSLVEQFIPMLMIVISLMATIPPVMAMNKLRGEEKKERIVHLLSRAVSRTKLLGSYFVISVINGFLMISLAALGLWSAGTSVVEGGLSFGMIFGAALSYYPAMLVMISLAVFLIGFLPKFTGFIWLYVLYSFIVLYLGGLFQFSDWIGSLSPFGHVPQAPIEEFSIIPLLSLCGSAAVLALAGFIGFNRRDIEQ
- a CDS encoding ABC transporter ATP-binding protein yields the protein MSLLKVTSLTKKFGKFTALDGVNLELDKGEVLGFIGPNGAGKSTTIRVLLGILKATNGEVKIFSKDAWQDAVDIHKRVAYVPGDVNLWPNLTGGEVIDLFIKLNGTANKAKREELIEKFDLDPSKKCRTYSKGNRQKVALVAAFSSDADLFILDEPTSGLDPLMEKVFQECVMDVKRQGKSVLLSSHILSEVEKLCDRVSIIRQGKIIESGTLSELRHLTRTQMLVDTKLPITGLNELKGIHDIEESKHGMTFQVDTTEMDAVIKHISPFGIIRLESAPPTLEDLFMRHYEGEKDAGGVR
- a CDS encoding TetR/AcrR family transcriptional regulator; this encodes MKPEKQERIINAAMKEFVKSGYEKASTNEIVKDAQISKGSLFNYFSNKKDLYFFLIQNAVNIIEQIYVEIDMNERDIFERISQVGFIKLNIQKKYPLVFDFLKSLLEEDAQDVKSDINQLLANIQKDGFKRIYENIDWSKLREEIEPEKAMNILNWTMTGFAELQIAKIKSFEDIGIELFNEWDSYKEILKHCFYKNGEE
- a CDS encoding YibE/F family protein translates to MKNIPIKQVYFYIILAICIAASVLFVQNNDSFYERTIAVVKEVKLVQSEEITDTSDNEDRIYEQRIIAEITNGKLKGQHILITNQYSKSKAYDYEIQNGQKLFVSMKEKTAGSAELSGDILDLKRDHYILLTGWIFILILLFVGKKQGLFSIISLAVNAVLLSYALDVYLKNPEISLLLICSAAVILFSVTSLLLVNGFNEKTYAAIIATLAATFLSLLITYLVIWLTGAKGLRYEELQFITRPYQMVFLAGLFIGSLGAVMDVAITMSSSLFSLYEKNNSIPVQALKRSGMEVGKDIMGTMTNILFFAYISGSIPMLILYIKNDSPLGFSLSMNLSLELARALAGGIGIVITIPIGLYTAIYFINRKRARK